The proteins below come from a single Chelmon rostratus isolate fCheRos1 chromosome 10, fCheRos1.pri, whole genome shotgun sequence genomic window:
- the kif5aa gene encoding kinesin family member 5Aa has protein sequence MADVPAECNIKVLCRFRPLNQSEILRGDQFLPKFQGDDTVVVGGKSYSFDRVFPTNTTQEQVYNTCAKQIVKDVLYGYNGTIFAYGQTSSGKTHTMEGKLHDPHQMGIIPRIAEDIFNHIFAMDENLEFHIKVSYFEIYMDKIRDLLDVTKTNLSVHEDKNRVPYVKGCTERFVSSPDEVMDVIDEGKSNRHVAVTNMNEHSSRSHSIFLINIKQEHVETEQKLCGKLYLVDLAGSEKVSKTGAAGAVLDEAKNINKSLSALGNVISALAEGTKSHVPYRDSKMTRILQDSLGGNCRTTMFICCSPSSYNDAETKSTLMFGQRAKTIRNTASINLELTAEQWKRKYEKEKEKNKTLKDTIQKLEAELNRWRNGEDVPETERTTSDVVTRFESVEERPILDNDTSSIVVRISEEERQKYEEEIRKLYKQLDDKDDEINLQCQLVEKLKQQMLDQDELLASSKGDGDKVQAELGRLQVESDCAKAEVKEVLQALEELAINYDQKSQEVEEKGLQNQLLADQLSQKMASLMELEAELSRMQEVSGQQRKRIADVLNGLMRDLSEFSTIVGNGEIKLPVEISGAIEEEFTVARLYISKIKSEVKSMVKRCRQLENMQLECHRKMEETGRELSSCQLLISQHEAKIRSLTEYMQSVEQKKRLLEESHDSLSEELAKLQDQDNSLLDEKEGEKGETEDGNVKKIPRQQGESHRGLHHKQLARLRDEINEKQRIIDELTDRNSKLELELAQVRADFERLKSQDSTKSERLEELSFLHERHEQTKQDLKGLEETVARELQTLHNLRKLFVQDLTSRVKKSSEMEPDDSGGSSTQKQKISFLENNLDQLTKVHKQLVRDNADLRCELPKLEKRLRSTAERVKALETALRDAKEGAMMDRRRYQQEVDRIKDAMRAKSAMRRPHAAQIAKPVRPKQLPVCSPTNPFYTYIRATEQANTYSNALFQSSVTQPSSASVNCNPNSVQSNTVSTALGYRAGRYNGDILESYPLNIDNGNSISETRDINDNRSDVHCGSEVDDSNRHYIIQQETAAS, from the exons ATGGCCGATGTCCCAGCGGAGTGCAACATAAAAGTGCTGTGTCGCTTTCGCCCCCTGAACCAGTCGGAGATTCTGCGCGGGGACCAGTTTCTCCCCAAATTCCAAGGAGACGACACTGTCGTCGTCGGG GGGAAGTCCTATTCGTTTGATCGAGTGTTCCCGACCAACACCACCCAGGAACAGGTGTACAACACCTGTGCCAAGCAGATTGTCAAAG ATGTTCTGTACGGATACAATGGCACTATCTTCGCATATGGACAAACCTCCTCCGGGAAGACTCACACCATGGAG GGCAAGCTGCACGACCCTCACCAGATGGGTATCATTCCTCGCATTGCTGAGGACATTTTCAACCACATCTTTGCCATGGATGAAAACCTTGAATTCCACATCAAG GTTTCATACTTTGAAATCTACATGGACAAAATCCGTGACCTTCTGGATG TGACTAAGACCAACCTGTCTGTCCACGAGGATAAGAACAGGGTGCCATATGTCAAG GGATGCACTGAGCGTTTTGTCTCCAGCCCCGACGAGGTTATGGATGTGATCGATGAGGGCAAATCCAACCGCCATGTTGCTGTGACCA acATGAACGAGCACAGTTCTCGCAGTCACAGCATCTTCCTGATCAACATCAAGCAGGAGCATGTGGAGACGGAGCAGAAGCTGTGTGGAAAACTGTACCTGGTGGATCTGGCTGGCAGCGAGAAG GTCAGTAAGACCGGAGCTGCAGGCGCCGTCCTGGATGAGGCTAAAAACATCAACAAGTCTCTTTCTGCTCTTGGAAATGTCATCTCTGCCTTGGCTGAGGGCACG AAAAGCCACGTGCCGTACCGTGACAGCAAAATGACCCGCATCCTGCAGGACTCCCTGGGCGGGAACTGCCGCACCACCATGTTCatctgctgctctccctccagCTACAACGACGCAGAGACCAAGTCGACTCTGATGTTTGGACAGCG TGCCAAGACCATCAGGAACACAGCTTCCATCAACCTGGAGCTGACGGCGGAGCAGTGGAAGAGGAAGTacgagaaggagaaggagaagaacaagacTCTGAAGGACACCATCCAGAAGCTGGAGGCTGAGCTCAACCGCTGGAGAAATG GAGAGGACGTGCCTGAGACCGAGCGCACCACGTCGGACGTGGTGACCCGTTTTGAGTCCGTGGAGGAGCGCCCCATTTTGGACAATGACACCTCTTCCATTGTGGTCCGCATATCCGAGGAGGAGCGGCAGAAATACGAGGAGGAGATCCGCAAGCTGTACAAGCAGCTGGATGACAAG GATGATGAGATCAACCTGCAGTGCCAGTTGGTGgagaaactgaagcagcagatgcTGGACCAGGATGAG CTCCTGGCCTCATCCAAGGGCGATGGAGACAAGGTCCAGGCTGAACTCGgcaggctgcaggtggagagcGACTGCGCCAAGGCTGAGGTGAAGGAGGTGCTGcaggctctggaggagctggcCATCAACTACGACCAGAAGAGCCAGGAGGTAGAGGAGAAAGGCCTGCAGAACCAGCTGCTGGCCGACCAGCTGTCCCAGAAAATG GCCAGCCTGATGgagctggaggcagagctgTCCCGTATGCAGGAGGTGAGCGGTCAGCAGAGGAAACGCATCGCTGACGTCCTCAATGGTCTGATGAGGGACCTCAGCGAGTTCAGCACCATCGTGGGCAACGGGGAGATCAAGCTG CCGGTGGAGATTAGTGGTGCGATTGAGGAGGAGTTCACGGTGGCTCGCCTCTACATCAGCAAGATCAAGTCGGAGGTGAAGAGCATGGTGAAGCGCTGCCGCCAGTTGGAGAACATGCAGCTGGAGTGCCACCGCAAGATGGAGGAAACCGGGAGGGAGCTCTCCTCCTGCCAGCTCCTCATCTCTCAG CATGAAGCTAAGATCCGCTCTCTGACGGAGTACATGCAGAGtgtggagcagaagaagaggctgctggaggagagccACGACTCGCTGAGCGAAGAGCTGGCCAAGCTGCAAGACcagg ATAACTCTCTGCTTGAcgagaaagaaggagaaaagggagagactGAGGATGGAAATGTGAAG AAGATTCCTCGACAGCAGGGGGAGTCTCACCGCGGCCTCCATCACAAGCAGCTGGCCCGCCTGCGGGATGAGATCAATGAGAAGCAGAGGATCATTGACGAGCTCACTGA CCGTAACTccaagctggagctggagctggctCAGGTTCGCGCTGACTTTGAGCGCCTGAAGAGTCAGGACAGCACCAAGAGCGAGCGCCTGGAGGAGCTCTC ATTCCTGCATGAGCGCCACGAGCAGACTAAACAGGACTTGAAGGGTCTGGAGGAGACTGTC gcCCGCGAACTCCAGACCCTCCACAACCTGCGCAAGCTGTTCGTTCAAGACCTCACGTCGCGGGTTAAAAAA AGTTCCGAAATGGAACCTGATGATAGCGGGGGGTCTAGCACCCAGAAGCAGAAGATTTCCTTTCTTGAGAATAACCTGGACCAACTTACAAAGGTTCACAAacag CTGGTTCGTGACAATGCAGATCTGCGTTGTGAGCTTCCAAAGCTGGAGAAACGTCTTCGGTCTACTGCTGAGAGAGTTAAGGCCCTGGAGACTGCACTGAGGGATGCCAAAGAGGGCGCCATGATGGACCGCAGGCGCTACCAGCAGGAGGTCGACCGCATCAAGGATGCCATGAGGGCAAAGAGCGCCATGAGGCGCCCCCATGCAGCACAGATTG CCAAGCCAGTGAGACCGAAGCAGCTGCCCGTCTGCTCTCCCACCAACCCGTTCTACACTTACATCCGTGCCACCGAACAAGCCAACACCTACAGCAACGCCCTCTTCCAGAGCAGCGTGACACAGCCGAGCTCCGCCAGCGTCAACTGCAACCCCAACTCTGTCCAGAGCAACAC AGTTTCCACAGCGCTGGGCTACAGAGCAGGCAGATATAATGGAGACATACTGGAGTCCTACCCACTCAACATTGACAACG